The following coding sequences lie in one Saccharopolyspora hordei genomic window:
- the galT gene encoding galactose-1-phosphate uridylyltransferase: MKRTARRLADGREIIYFDSDPETVRDAVDTRELPPQAPASEMRRDPLTGEWVAIAAHRQSRTYKPPAELCPLCPSSPGRPTEIPEPDYDVVVFENQFPSFATGIPGEESTVEGMPMVPSAPARGRCEVVCFTSDHSSSFSALSPAQARTVVDVWADRTTALSEVPGVEQVFCFENRGEEIGVTLHHPHGQVYGYPFVTPKTGKALRVADEYLSLHGRHVQGDVLAAERASGRRVVVDSEHWTAYVPAAARWPVEVHLVPHRKVPDIPALTDEERDDLAKTYLDVLRRLDRLYDTPLPYIAAWHQAPVRVGRDLSWLRLEVFSVRRSADKLKYLAGSESGMGVWINDVTPEQIADRLR, translated from the coding sequence GTGAAGCGCACGGCACGACGACTGGCCGACGGCCGCGAGATCATCTACTTCGACAGCGACCCGGAGACGGTGCGGGACGCCGTCGACACCCGCGAGCTGCCCCCGCAGGCACCGGCGTCGGAGATGCGGCGGGACCCGCTGACCGGCGAGTGGGTGGCGATCGCCGCGCACCGGCAGTCGCGCACCTACAAGCCCCCGGCCGAGCTGTGCCCGCTGTGCCCCAGCAGTCCCGGGCGGCCCACCGAGATCCCGGAACCCGACTACGACGTGGTGGTCTTCGAGAACCAGTTCCCGTCGTTCGCCACCGGGATCCCCGGCGAGGAGTCCACTGTGGAGGGCATGCCGATGGTGCCCTCCGCGCCGGCGCGCGGCCGGTGCGAGGTCGTCTGCTTCACCTCCGACCACAGCTCCTCGTTCAGCGCGCTCAGCCCCGCCCAGGCCCGCACCGTCGTCGACGTGTGGGCCGACCGGACCACCGCGCTGTCCGAGGTCCCCGGCGTGGAGCAGGTCTTCTGCTTCGAGAACCGCGGCGAGGAGATCGGCGTCACGCTGCACCACCCGCACGGGCAGGTCTACGGCTACCCGTTCGTCACGCCGAAGACCGGGAAGGCGCTGCGCGTCGCCGACGAGTACCTGTCACTGCACGGCCGGCACGTGCAGGGCGACGTGCTCGCCGCGGAACGCGCCTCCGGGCGGCGGGTGGTGGTCGACTCCGAGCACTGGACCGCCTACGTCCCGGCCGCGGCGCGCTGGCCGGTCGAGGTGCACCTCGTGCCGCACCGCAAGGTCCCGGACATCCCGGCGCTCACCGACGAGGAGCGCGACGACCTCGCGAAGACCTACCTCGACGTGCTGCGCCGCCTCGACCGCCTCTACGACACCCCGCTGCCCTACATCGCCGCCTGGCACCAGGCGCCGGTGCGCGTCGGCCGCGACCTGTCCTGGCTGCGCCTGGAGGTCTTCTCGGTGCGCCGCTCCGCGGACAAGCTGAAGTACCTGGCGGGCTCGGAGTCCGGCATGGGAGTGTGGATCAACGACGTGACCCCGGAGCAGATCGCCGACCGCCTCCGCTGA
- a CDS encoding DeoR family transcriptional regulator, translating into MLARQRQEVILDEVRRTGAVQVADLVLRLGVSDMTIRRDLDALARRGLVEKVYGGATSVTGRSTDEPGFEAKSVRQLAEKEAIAALAAQQVRPGTAIGLSAGTTTWTLARHLDDVADLTVVTNSVRVADALQRRGRTDRTVVLTGGVRTPSDALVGPVAVQALRSLHLDMVFLGVHGMAARAGFTTPNLNEGETNRALAEAAGRLVVVADSSKWSTVGISTIVDFDEVDVLISDQGLPEEARQLVSEHAELLLADTGGAEES; encoded by the coding sequence GTGCTCGCGCGGCAACGGCAGGAAGTGATCCTCGACGAGGTGCGGCGCACCGGTGCGGTGCAGGTCGCCGACCTGGTGCTGCGGCTGGGTGTGTCCGACATGACCATCCGCCGCGACCTCGACGCGCTGGCCCGCCGCGGCCTGGTCGAGAAGGTCTACGGCGGCGCGACCTCGGTGACCGGCCGCAGCACCGACGAGCCCGGGTTCGAGGCCAAGTCGGTGCGGCAGCTCGCGGAGAAGGAGGCCATCGCCGCGCTCGCCGCGCAGCAGGTCCGGCCCGGCACGGCGATCGGGCTGTCCGCGGGCACCACCACCTGGACGCTGGCCCGCCACCTCGACGACGTCGCCGACCTGACCGTGGTCACCAACTCCGTGCGGGTGGCCGACGCACTGCAGCGGCGCGGGCGCACCGACCGCACCGTGGTGCTCACCGGCGGCGTGCGGACCCCGTCGGACGCGCTGGTCGGGCCGGTCGCGGTGCAGGCGCTGCGCTCGCTGCACCTGGACATGGTGTTCCTCGGCGTGCACGGGATGGCCGCCCGCGCGGGCTTCACCACCCCGAACCTCAACGAGGGGGAGACCAACCGGGCGCTGGCCGAGGCGGCCGGGCGGCTGGTGGTGGTCGCCGACAGCTCCAAGTGGTCGACCGTCGGCATCTCCACGATCGTCGACTTCGACGAGGTCGACGTGCTCATCAGCGACCAGGGCCTGCCCGAGGAAGCCCGCCAGCTGGTGTCCGAGCACGCGGAACTGCTGCTGGCGGACACGGGAGGTGCCGAGGAGTCGTGA
- a CDS encoding ATP-binding protein, which yields MTVPAPPPPDLAEAQPRGRFQRVSLRNRVTWLAAVCVAGAVALVSVAAFVTVRDSLYQQLDDNLVERAVEAAEGPLVRTSDLQQVPVAFFNATNFKITVLSADGFQFGPKGQRPPLSFAELAVARGQVPQSRRTDQETNSRVVAVPAGQGAALVMSTSLDPTQRTLAQLSVVLVVMGGAGILLAAAAGTAVARAGLRPVQRLTAAAERVALTGDLRPIPVEGDDELSRLTTSFNGMLSALAESQERQRRLVADAGHELRTPLTSLRTNLELLMASSRPGAPSLSEEDREEMLADVQAQVTELSALVGDLVELAREDTPQAVHEPVDLVDVVERALSRARRRAPRTEFDVRLAPWEMMGDATALERAVLNLLDNAAKWSPEEGRVRVELLPDPASGQVVLEVADSGPGIAPADRPYVFERFYRSSDARTLPGSGLGLSIVKQVAERHGGSVWAGEAPEGGALLRMSLPGGPPQTEQQ from the coding sequence GTGACGGTCCCCGCCCCACCCCCACCGGACCTCGCCGAGGCCCAGCCCCGAGGTCGCTTCCAGCGCGTCTCGCTGCGCAACCGCGTCACCTGGCTGGCGGCGGTCTGCGTGGCCGGTGCCGTCGCGCTGGTGTCGGTCGCCGCCTTCGTGACCGTGCGCGACAGCCTCTACCAGCAGCTCGACGACAACCTGGTCGAGCGCGCGGTGGAGGCCGCCGAGGGACCGCTGGTGCGCACCTCGGACCTGCAGCAGGTGCCGGTGGCGTTCTTCAACGCGACGAACTTCAAGATCACCGTGCTGAGCGCGGACGGGTTCCAGTTCGGCCCGAAGGGCCAGCGGCCGCCGCTGAGCTTCGCCGAGCTGGCGGTGGCGCGCGGGCAGGTGCCGCAGTCCCGGCGCACCGACCAGGAGACCAACAGCCGCGTGGTGGCGGTGCCGGCCGGGCAGGGCGCCGCGCTGGTCATGTCCACCTCGCTGGACCCCACCCAGCGCACGCTCGCCCAGCTCAGCGTGGTGCTGGTGGTCATGGGCGGGGCCGGCATCCTGCTCGCCGCGGCGGCCGGGACGGCGGTGGCGCGCGCCGGGTTGCGCCCGGTGCAGCGGTTGACCGCCGCGGCCGAGCGCGTCGCGCTCACCGGGGACCTGCGGCCGATCCCGGTCGAGGGCGACGACGAGCTGTCCCGGCTGACGACCAGCTTCAACGGCATGCTCAGCGCGCTGGCGGAGTCGCAGGAGCGGCAGCGCAGGCTCGTCGCCGACGCGGGGCACGAGCTGCGCACCCCGCTGACCTCGCTGCGCACCAACCTGGAACTGCTCATGGCCTCGTCCCGGCCGGGCGCGCCGAGCCTGTCGGAGGAGGACCGGGAGGAGATGCTCGCCGACGTCCAGGCCCAGGTGACGGAGCTGTCCGCGCTGGTGGGCGACCTGGTGGAGCTGGCGCGGGAGGACACCCCGCAGGCGGTGCACGAGCCGGTGGACCTGGTGGACGTGGTGGAGCGGGCGCTGAGCCGGGCGCGGCGGCGCGCGCCGCGCACCGAGTTCGACGTGCGGCTGGCGCCCTGGGAGATGATGGGCGACGCCACGGCGCTGGAGCGCGCGGTGCTGAACCTGCTGGACAACGCCGCGAAGTGGAGTCCCGAGGAGGGGCGGGTGCGGGTCGAGCTGCTGCCCGACCCGGCGTCCGGGCAGGTCGTCCTGGAGGTCGCCGACAGCGGTCCCGGCATCGCCCCGGCGGACCGGCCGTACGTGTTCGAGCGCTTCTACCGCTCGTCGGACGCGCGGACGCTGCCGGGCTCGGGGCTGGGGCTGTCGATCGTCAAGCAGGTCGCGGAGCGGCACGGCGGCTCGGTGTGGGCCGGGGAAGCGCCGGAGGGCGGTGCGCTGCTGCGCATGTCGCTGCCGGGCGGCCCGCCGCAGACCGAACAGCAATGA